Proteins encoded together in one Struthio camelus isolate bStrCam1 chromosome 19, bStrCam1.hap1, whole genome shotgun sequence window:
- the FAM20A gene encoding pseudokinase FAM20A, giving the protein MPGPRRDRPALLLLLGALLAADLYFHLWPRARRELAPGAPGCPCRRRSAPAPPLRARAAASASALRRLFAHPLYRAAAAPAPAEPLLGAREARRYYRRKAARWSRRHRLHPERLNLTSPAVPQLRPDASWLQFHLGISRDGLYPRASPAVNQLLRDMQALSTVSADYSQDEKALLGACDCAQIVKPSGVHLKLVLRLQDFGKAMFKPMRQKREEETPEDFFYFVDFQRHNAEIAAFHLDRILDFRRVPPTVGRLINVTKEILEVTKNEILQSVFFVSPASNVCFFAKCPYMCKTEYAVCGNPHLLEGSLSAFLPSLNLAPRLSIPNPWIRSYSFDGKEEWEVNPLYCNTVREIYPYSNGNRLLNIVDMAIFDFLIGNMDRHHYEMFTKFGDDGFLLHLDNARGFGRHSHDETSILAPLSQCCIIKRTTLLRLQLLAQPEYRLSDVMRESLLQDRLAPILTEPHLLALDRRLQLILKAVRKCIDTYGEGKVVANDTTQPEVPASDRVKLTS; this is encoded by the exons atgccggggccgcgccgcgaccggcccgcgctgctgctgctgctcggggcgctgctggccgccgACCTCTACTTCCACCTCTGGCCGCGGGCGCGGCGGGAGCtggcgccgggcgccccgggctgcccctgccgccgccgctccgcgcccgcgccgccgctccgcgcccgcgccgccgcctccgcctccgccctGCGGCGCCTCTTCGCCCACCCGCTgtaccgcgccgccgccgcgccggcccccgccgagcCGCTGCTGGGCGCCCGCGAAGCCCGGCGCTACTACCGGCGCAAGGCGGCCCGCTGGAGCAG GAGGCACCGGCTCCATCCGGAGCGGCTCAACCTGACGTCCCCGGCGGTGCCGCAGCTCCGGCCGGACGCCAGCTGGCTCCAGTTCCACCTGGGCATCAGCCGCGACGGGCTCTACCCCCGGGCCAGCCCGGCCGTCAACCAGCTCCTCCGGGACATGCAGGCTCTGAGCACCGTCAGCGCCG ACTACAGCCAGGACGAGAAAGCTCTGCTGGGGGCCTGCGACTGCGCCCAGA TCGTGAAGCCCAGCGGCGTCCACCTGAAGCTGGTCCTCAGGCTCCAGGACTTCGGCAAAGCCATGTTCAAACCCATGAG GCAGAAACGAGAGGAGGAGACTCCCGAGGACTTTTTCTACTTTGTGGACTTCCAGCGGCACAACGCAGAGATAGCCGCCTTTCACCTGGACAG GATCCTAGATTTCCGGCGGGTCCCCCCCACCGTTGGAAGGTTGATCAACGTCACCAAGGAGATCCTGGAGGTCACCAAGAACGAAATCCTGCAGAGCGTCTTCTTCGTCTCCCCAG CCAGCAACGTGTGCTTCTTTGCCAAGTGCCCATACATGTGCAAGACTGAGTACGCGGTGTGCGGGAACCCTCACCTCCTGGAAGGgtccctctctgccttcctgccgTCCCTTAACCTGGCGCCGCGACTCTCCATCCCAAACCCATGGATTCGGTCCTACTCGTTTGATGGAAAAGAGGA GTGGGAAGTGAACCCGCTCTACTGCAACACCGTGAGGGAGATCTATCCCTACAGCAACGGCAACCGGCTGCTCAACATCGTTGACATGGCCATATTTGACTTCCTAATAG GGAACATGGACCGTCACCACTATGAAATGTTCACTAAGTTTGGGGACGACGGCTTCCTCTTACATCTGGACAATGCCAGAGG ATTTGGACGACATTCCCATGACGAAACCTCCATCCTGGCGCCGCTCTCCCAGTGTTGCAT aataaaGAGGACGACATTGTTACGACTCCAGCTCCTGGCTCAGCCCGAATACCGGCTCAGTGACGTCATGAGGGAGTCCCTCCTGCAGGACCGCCTGGCACCCATCCTCACCGAACCCCATCTCTTGGCTTTGGACAGACGGTTACAGCTTATCCTCAAAGCAGTGAGGAAATGCATAGACACATACGGAGAAGGCAAGGTGGTGGCCAACGACACCACGCAGCCCGAGGTTCCCGCGTCCGACAGAGTGAAGCTGACCAGTTAA